A genomic stretch from Arachis stenosperma cultivar V10309 chromosome 3, arast.V10309.gnm1.PFL2, whole genome shotgun sequence includes:
- the LOC130969874 gene encoding uncharacterized protein LOC130969874 isoform X1 translates to MGKNLLILLGLTLLLLLFGTFSVSAAPSTTSPAKIVTGFLSNAVPAFTKWVWSLKATTKTAVSSRSMMKFESGYNVETVFDGSKLGIEPYSVELLPNGELLILDSSNSNLYRISSSLSLYSRPKLVAGSAEGYTGHVDGKHREARMNHPKGITVDDRGNIYVADTTNMAIRKISDSGVTTIAGGKWIRGGGHVDGPSEEAKFSDDFDVVYVGSSCSLLVIDRGNRAIREIQLHFDDCAYQYGSGFPLGIAMLVGAGFFGYMLALLQRRLGTIVGSQDDQVQVMSSVSPSPFQQPMKSVRPPLIPSEFEPEKQEEGFFGSLGKLLANASASMVEIMGGIFPVFRRKPQSYKFQRQPLVPLQHQKQAWPAQESFVIPDGDEPPSIDMRTPTPRKTYPFMSKDAEKMQQLRQSRAFYNGWDGDLQQQQLQQQQQPQRHHHCHQYQSSTPHTYFEQSRETTNEIVFGAVQEQDGKEESVVIKPVNYGDSLYEHHNIRSRVNSMGYTHRY, encoded by the exons ATGGGTAAGAATCTCTTGATTCTTCTTGGTCTCACTCTCTTGCTTCTCTTATTTGGAACCTTCTCAGTCTCAGCTGCACCATCCACTACTTCCCCTGCTA AAATTGTTACTGGTTTTCTCTCCAATGCTGTGCCAGCTTTCACCAAGTGGGTGTGGTCCCTCAAGGCAACAACAAAAACGG CGGTTTCCAGCAGGTCGATGATGAAGTTTGAGAGTGGTTACAATGTGGAGACAGTGTTTGATGGAAGCAAGCTTGGAATTGAGCCTTATTCTGTTGAGTTGTTGCCCAATGGGGAGCTTCTCATTCTGGATTCTTCCAACAGCAACCTTTACAGGATCTCATCTTCACTTTCTTTGT ATAGCAGACCGAAGCTGGTTGCGGGCTCTGCGGAAGGTTATACTGGACATGTTGATGGAAAACACAGGGAGGCTAGGATGAACCATCCGAAGGGGATAACGGTTGATGACCGAGGGAATATCTATGTTGCAGATACTACTAACATGGCAATTAGGAAAATTAGTGATTCAG GGGTTACTACAATTGCAGGAGGAAAATGGATTCGTGGAGGGGGCCATGTTGATGGACCAAGTGAAGAAGCTAAGTTTTCTGATGACTTTGACGTGGTTTATGTTGGTAGTAGTTGTTCCTTACTCGTCATAGACAGAGGAAACCGAGCGATCAGGGAAATTCAACTTCACTTTGATGACTGTGCCTATCAATATGGTAGCGGATTCCCACTTG GGATTGCAATGCTTGTTGGGGCCGGCTTCTTTGGTTATATGCTGGCACTGTTGCAGCGAAGACTCGGTACAATTGTTGGTTCACAGGAT gatcaGGTTCAAGTGATGTCTTCCGTTTCACCTAGTCCTTTTCAACAGCCCATGAAATCTGTGAGGCCTCCCTTGATTCCATCCGAATTCGAACCTGAAAAGCAAGAGGAAGGCTTCTTTGGGTCCCTTGGAAAGCTACTTGCCAATGCCTCTGCATCAATGGTGGAGATAATGGGAGGAATATTTCCTGTTTTCAGAAGAAAACCACAAAGCTACAAGTTTCAAAGACAACCTCTGGTCCCACTGCAACATCAAAAGCAAGCTTGGCCGGCGCAGGAAAGTTTCGTGATTCCTGATGGAGATGAGCCTCCTTCTATTGACATGAGAACCCCAACCCCTCGAAAAACATACCCTTTCATGTCTAAAGACGCCGAGAAAATGCAGCAATTAAGGCAAAGTAGAGCATTTTACAATGGATGGGACGGTGATCTTCAGCAGCAGCAACTGCAGCAGCAGCAACAACCACAAAGACATCATCATTGTCATCAGTATCAGTCATCGACCCCTCACACTTACTTCGAGCAAAGCCGCGAGACAACCAATGAGATAGTGTTCGGGGCGGTGCAGGAACAAGATGGTAAGGAGGAGTCTGTGGTAATCAAGCCTGTGAACTATGGTGACTCGCTATATGAACATCacaatatccggtctagagTGAATTCCATGGGTTATACCCACAGGTATTGA
- the LOC130969874 gene encoding uncharacterized protein LOC130969874 isoform X3 encodes MGKNLLILLGLTLLLLLFGTFSVSAAPSTTSPAKIVTGFLSNAVPAFTKWVWSLKATTKTAVSSRSMMKFESGYNVETVFDGSKLGIEPYSVELLPNGELLILDSSNSNLYRISSSLSLYSRPKLVAGSAEGYTGHVDGKHREARMNHPKGITVDDRGNIYVADTTNMAIRKISDSGGKWIRGGGHVDGPSEEAKFSDDFDVVYVGSSCSLLVIDRGNRAIREIQLHFDDCAYQYGSGFPLGIAMLVGAGFFGYMLALLQRRLGTIVGSQDDQVQVMSSVSPSPFQQPMKSVRPPLIPSEFEPEKQEEGFFGSLGKLLANASASMVEIMGGIFPVFRRKPQSYKFQRQPLVPLQHQKQAWPAQESFVIPDGDEPPSIDMRTPTPRKTYPFMSKDAEKMQQLRQSRAFYNGWDGDLQQQQLQQQQQPQRHHHCHQYQSSTPHTYFEQSRETTNEIVFGAVQEQDGKEESVVIKPVNYGDSLYEHHNIRSRVNSMGYTHRY; translated from the exons ATGGGTAAGAATCTCTTGATTCTTCTTGGTCTCACTCTCTTGCTTCTCTTATTTGGAACCTTCTCAGTCTCAGCTGCACCATCCACTACTTCCCCTGCTA AAATTGTTACTGGTTTTCTCTCCAATGCTGTGCCAGCTTTCACCAAGTGGGTGTGGTCCCTCAAGGCAACAACAAAAACGG CGGTTTCCAGCAGGTCGATGATGAAGTTTGAGAGTGGTTACAATGTGGAGACAGTGTTTGATGGAAGCAAGCTTGGAATTGAGCCTTATTCTGTTGAGTTGTTGCCCAATGGGGAGCTTCTCATTCTGGATTCTTCCAACAGCAACCTTTACAGGATCTCATCTTCACTTTCTTTGT ATAGCAGACCGAAGCTGGTTGCGGGCTCTGCGGAAGGTTATACTGGACATGTTGATGGAAAACACAGGGAGGCTAGGATGAACCATCCGAAGGGGATAACGGTTGATGACCGAGGGAATATCTATGTTGCAGATACTACTAACATGGCAATTAGGAAAATTAGTGATTCAG GAGGAAAATGGATTCGTGGAGGGGGCCATGTTGATGGACCAAGTGAAGAAGCTAAGTTTTCTGATGACTTTGACGTGGTTTATGTTGGTAGTAGTTGTTCCTTACTCGTCATAGACAGAGGAAACCGAGCGATCAGGGAAATTCAACTTCACTTTGATGACTGTGCCTATCAATATGGTAGCGGATTCCCACTTG GGATTGCAATGCTTGTTGGGGCCGGCTTCTTTGGTTATATGCTGGCACTGTTGCAGCGAAGACTCGGTACAATTGTTGGTTCACAGGAT gatcaGGTTCAAGTGATGTCTTCCGTTTCACCTAGTCCTTTTCAACAGCCCATGAAATCTGTGAGGCCTCCCTTGATTCCATCCGAATTCGAACCTGAAAAGCAAGAGGAAGGCTTCTTTGGGTCCCTTGGAAAGCTACTTGCCAATGCCTCTGCATCAATGGTGGAGATAATGGGAGGAATATTTCCTGTTTTCAGAAGAAAACCACAAAGCTACAAGTTTCAAAGACAACCTCTGGTCCCACTGCAACATCAAAAGCAAGCTTGGCCGGCGCAGGAAAGTTTCGTGATTCCTGATGGAGATGAGCCTCCTTCTATTGACATGAGAACCCCAACCCCTCGAAAAACATACCCTTTCATGTCTAAAGACGCCGAGAAAATGCAGCAATTAAGGCAAAGTAGAGCATTTTACAATGGATGGGACGGTGATCTTCAGCAGCAGCAACTGCAGCAGCAGCAACAACCACAAAGACATCATCATTGTCATCAGTATCAGTCATCGACCCCTCACACTTACTTCGAGCAAAGCCGCGAGACAACCAATGAGATAGTGTTCGGGGCGGTGCAGGAACAAGATGGTAAGGAGGAGTCTGTGGTAATCAAGCCTGTGAACTATGGTGACTCGCTATATGAACATCacaatatccggtctagagTGAATTCCATGGGTTATACCCACAGGTATTGA
- the LOC130969874 gene encoding uncharacterized protein LOC130969874 isoform X2, protein MGKNLLILLGLTLLLLLFGTFSVSAAPSTTSPAKIVTGFLSNAVPAFTKWVWSLKATTKTAVSSRSMMKFESGYNVETVFDGSKLGIEPYSVELLPNGELLILDSSNSNLYRISSSLSLYSRPKLVAGSAEGYTGHVDGKHREARMNHPKGITVDDRGNIYVADTTNMAIRKISDSGVTTIAGGKWIRGGGHVDGPSEEAKFSDDFDVVYVGSSCSLLVIDRGNRAIREIQLHFDDCAYQYGSGFPLGIAMLVGAGFFGYMLALLQRRLGTIVGSQDVQVMSSVSPSPFQQPMKSVRPPLIPSEFEPEKQEEGFFGSLGKLLANASASMVEIMGGIFPVFRRKPQSYKFQRQPLVPLQHQKQAWPAQESFVIPDGDEPPSIDMRTPTPRKTYPFMSKDAEKMQQLRQSRAFYNGWDGDLQQQQLQQQQQPQRHHHCHQYQSSTPHTYFEQSRETTNEIVFGAVQEQDGKEESVVIKPVNYGDSLYEHHNIRSRVNSMGYTHRY, encoded by the exons ATGGGTAAGAATCTCTTGATTCTTCTTGGTCTCACTCTCTTGCTTCTCTTATTTGGAACCTTCTCAGTCTCAGCTGCACCATCCACTACTTCCCCTGCTA AAATTGTTACTGGTTTTCTCTCCAATGCTGTGCCAGCTTTCACCAAGTGGGTGTGGTCCCTCAAGGCAACAACAAAAACGG CGGTTTCCAGCAGGTCGATGATGAAGTTTGAGAGTGGTTACAATGTGGAGACAGTGTTTGATGGAAGCAAGCTTGGAATTGAGCCTTATTCTGTTGAGTTGTTGCCCAATGGGGAGCTTCTCATTCTGGATTCTTCCAACAGCAACCTTTACAGGATCTCATCTTCACTTTCTTTGT ATAGCAGACCGAAGCTGGTTGCGGGCTCTGCGGAAGGTTATACTGGACATGTTGATGGAAAACACAGGGAGGCTAGGATGAACCATCCGAAGGGGATAACGGTTGATGACCGAGGGAATATCTATGTTGCAGATACTACTAACATGGCAATTAGGAAAATTAGTGATTCAG GGGTTACTACAATTGCAGGAGGAAAATGGATTCGTGGAGGGGGCCATGTTGATGGACCAAGTGAAGAAGCTAAGTTTTCTGATGACTTTGACGTGGTTTATGTTGGTAGTAGTTGTTCCTTACTCGTCATAGACAGAGGAAACCGAGCGATCAGGGAAATTCAACTTCACTTTGATGACTGTGCCTATCAATATGGTAGCGGATTCCCACTTG GGATTGCAATGCTTGTTGGGGCCGGCTTCTTTGGTTATATGCTGGCACTGTTGCAGCGAAGACTCGGTACAATTGTTGGTTCACAGGAT GTTCAAGTGATGTCTTCCGTTTCACCTAGTCCTTTTCAACAGCCCATGAAATCTGTGAGGCCTCCCTTGATTCCATCCGAATTCGAACCTGAAAAGCAAGAGGAAGGCTTCTTTGGGTCCCTTGGAAAGCTACTTGCCAATGCCTCTGCATCAATGGTGGAGATAATGGGAGGAATATTTCCTGTTTTCAGAAGAAAACCACAAAGCTACAAGTTTCAAAGACAACCTCTGGTCCCACTGCAACATCAAAAGCAAGCTTGGCCGGCGCAGGAAAGTTTCGTGATTCCTGATGGAGATGAGCCTCCTTCTATTGACATGAGAACCCCAACCCCTCGAAAAACATACCCTTTCATGTCTAAAGACGCCGAGAAAATGCAGCAATTAAGGCAAAGTAGAGCATTTTACAATGGATGGGACGGTGATCTTCAGCAGCAGCAACTGCAGCAGCAGCAACAACCACAAAGACATCATCATTGTCATCAGTATCAGTCATCGACCCCTCACACTTACTTCGAGCAAAGCCGCGAGACAACCAATGAGATAGTGTTCGGGGCGGTGCAGGAACAAGATGGTAAGGAGGAGTCTGTGGTAATCAAGCCTGTGAACTATGGTGACTCGCTATATGAACATCacaatatccggtctagagTGAATTCCATGGGTTATACCCACAGGTATTGA